The Candidatus Coatesbacteria bacterium genome includes a window with the following:
- a CDS encoding ribonucleoside triphosphate reductase — protein MPTTEGTGVESAVFGEVIKRDGRRAPFDAGKITAALTKAGRATGEYDAETARSLTLRVLSLAQTILEEPPEVERLQDVVEEVLLASPFKRTAKAYILYRDQRARIREMISQNDVELIDGYLEKLDWRVRENSNMAYSLQGLNNFLASEISKTYWLNKIYPAEIREAHSSGDLHIHDLSQLSVYCVGWSLQDLLREGFKGVPGKAASAPARHLRSALGQVVNFFYTLQGEAAGAQAFSNFDTLLAPFIRADGLGYTQVKQALQEFVFNLNVPTRVGFQTPFTNVTLDLEPPSTLAESPVVLGGEYTEDVYGDFQQEMDLFNRAFIEVLAAGDANGRVFTFPIPTYNITPDFDWDNPNLEGLWQATARYGIPYFANFVNADMSPDDARSMCCRLRLDTRSLAKRGGGLFGANPLTGSIGVVTVNLPRLGFVSRDEDEFFERLDHLMELARTSLEIKRDVLESFTDKGLYPYARFYLRDVKLRFDRYWDNHFSTIGLIGANEACLNLLGLDIGTEEGQAFGGRILDHMRQRLLEFQEETGRLYNLEATPAEGTTYRLAARDKARHPGILCANEEQSNNDGAKPFYTNSTQLPVNYTDDIFEALELQDELQARYTGGTVQHVFLGEAVADPEAVKTFVRAVCDNYRLPYFTVTPSFSVCPSHGYLGGEHAECPECGERCEVYSRSVGYLRPVDQWNDAKRAEFELRSRFSLERPALAEPAATAAPTPAVEVESAAEPARRGGQLTLSFVE, from the coding sequence ACCGGAGTCGAGAGCGCGGTCTTCGGCGAGGTCATCAAACGTGACGGGCGCCGGGCGCCCTTCGACGCCGGCAAGATCACCGCCGCCCTGACCAAGGCCGGCCGGGCCACCGGGGAGTACGACGCCGAGACGGCCCGCAGCCTGACCCTGCGAGTGCTCAGCCTGGCCCAGACGATACTCGAGGAGCCCCCCGAGGTCGAGCGGCTGCAGGACGTCGTCGAGGAGGTCCTGCTGGCCTCACCCTTCAAGAGGACGGCCAAGGCCTACATCCTCTACCGCGACCAGCGGGCCCGCATCCGCGAGATGATCTCGCAGAACGACGTCGAGCTGATCGACGGCTATCTGGAGAAGCTGGACTGGCGGGTGCGCGAGAACAGCAACATGGCCTACTCCCTGCAGGGTTTGAACAACTTCCTGGCCAGCGAGATCTCGAAGACCTACTGGCTGAACAAGATCTATCCGGCCGAGATCCGCGAGGCCCACTCGAGCGGCGATCTGCACATCCACGACCTGAGCCAGCTCAGCGTCTACTGCGTCGGCTGGAGTCTGCAGGACCTGCTGCGCGAGGGCTTCAAGGGCGTTCCGGGCAAGGCGGCCAGCGCCCCGGCCCGGCACCTGCGCTCGGCCCTGGGCCAGGTGGTCAACTTCTTCTACACCCTCCAGGGCGAGGCGGCCGGGGCCCAGGCCTTCAGCAACTTCGACACCCTGCTGGCCCCCTTCATCCGCGCCGACGGCCTCGGCTACACCCAGGTCAAGCAGGCCCTGCAGGAGTTCGTCTTCAACCTCAACGTCCCCACCCGGGTCGGCTTCCAGACCCCCTTCACCAACGTGACCCTGGACCTCGAGCCGCCCTCGACCCTGGCCGAGAGCCCGGTGGTGCTGGGCGGCGAGTACACCGAGGACGTCTACGGCGACTTCCAGCAGGAGATGGACCTCTTCAACCGGGCCTTCATCGAGGTCCTGGCCGCCGGCGATGCCAACGGCCGCGTCTTCACCTTCCCCATCCCCACCTACAACATCACCCCGGATTTCGACTGGGACAACCCCAACCTCGAAGGGCTGTGGCAGGCCACGGCGCGCTACGGCATCCCCTACTTCGCCAACTTCGTCAACGCCGACATGAGCCCGGACGACGCCCGCTCGATGTGCTGCCGGCTGCGCCTGGACACCCGCAGCCTGGCCAAGCGCGGCGGGGGGCTGTTCGGCGCCAACCCGCTGACCGGCTCCATCGGCGTGGTGACGGTCAACCTGCCCCGGCTGGGCTTCGTCTCCCGGGACGAGGACGAGTTCTTCGAGCGCCTCGATCACCTGATGGAGCTGGCCCGCACCAGCCTGGAGATCAAGCGCGACGTGCTGGAGTCCTTCACCGACAAGGGGCTCTACCCCTACGCCCGCTTCTACCTGCGCGACGTCAAGCTGCGCTTCGACCGCTACTGGGACAACCACTTCTCGACCATCGGCCTGATCGGAGCCAACGAGGCCTGCCTGAACCTCCTCGGTCTCGATATCGGCACCGAAGAAGGTCAGGCCTTCGGCGGCAGGATCCTCGACCACATGCGGCAGCGGCTGCTGGAGTTCCAGGAGGAGACGGGCCGGCTCTACAACCTCGAAGCCACCCCGGCCGAGGGTACGACCTACCGCCTGGCCGCCCGGGACAAGGCCCGCCACCCCGGGATTCTCTGCGCCAACGAGGAGCAATCGAACAACGACGGAGCCAAACCTTTCTACACCAACTCGACGCAGTTGCCCGTCAACTACACCGACGATATCTTCGAGGCCCTCGAGCTGCAAGACGAGCTCCAGGCCCGCTATACCGGCGGCACGGTCCAGCACGTCTTCCTCGGCGAGGCCGTCGCCGATCCCGAGGCGGTCAAGACTTTCGTCCGCGCCGTCTGCGACAACTACCGCCTGCCCTACTTCACCGTCACCCCCTCCTTCTCCGTCTGCCCCAGCCACGGCTACCTGGGCGGGGAGCACGCCGAGTGCCCGGAGTGCGGCGAGCGCTGCGAGGTCTACTCGCGCTCCGTCGGCTACCTGCGCCCGGTGGACCAGTGGAACGACGCCAAACGCGCCGAGTTCGAGCTGCGCAGCCGCTTCAGCCTGGAGCGCCCCGCCCTCGCCGAGCCCGCTGCGACGGCGGCACCCACTCCGGCGGTCGAGGTCGAAAGCGCCGCCGAGCCCGCCCGCCGCGGCGGCCAACTGACCCTGTCCTTCGTCGAGTAG
- a CDS encoding anaerobic ribonucleoside-triphosphate reductase activating protein yields the protein MPPNDQLPSLGGFQPFTLSDYPGRPAAILYTRGCNLRCPFCHNGGLLKQPTADNEDVPYSHVLTLLTERRGKLTGVVISGGEPTIHPDLPALCRRLKDLGYAVKLDTNGTRPAALRHLLAEKLLDFIAQDIKGPLERYDEFCGRSVERAAVLESIDLVASSGLPHLFRTTLVEPLLRPGDRERIAALAPPGSRHVWQRFNPARALEPLLRG from the coding sequence ATGCCCCCCAACGATCAGCTCCCCAGCCTGGGCGGCTTCCAGCCCTTCACCCTGAGCGACTACCCCGGTCGCCCCGCGGCGATACTCTACACCCGGGGCTGCAACCTGCGCTGCCCCTTCTGCCACAACGGCGGCCTGCTGAAGCAGCCGACGGCCGATAACGAAGACGTCCCCTACAGTCACGTCCTCACCCTGCTGACCGAACGTCGGGGCAAACTGACCGGCGTGGTGATCAGCGGCGGCGAGCCCACCATCCACCCCGACCTGCCCGCGCTCTGCCGGAGGCTCAAAGACCTGGGCTACGCCGTCAAGCTGGACACTAACGGCACCCGGCCGGCCGCGCTGCGCCACCTGCTCGCCGAGAAGCTGCTCGATTTCATCGCCCAGGACATCAAGGGCCCCCTCGAGCGCTACGACGAGTTCTGCGGCCGGTCCGTCGAGCGCGCCGCCGTGCTGGAAAGCATCGACCTCGTCGCCTCCTCCGGCCTGCCCCACCTCTTCCGCACCACCCTGGTCGAGCCCCTGTTGCGTCCCGGCGACCGGGAGCGGATCGCCGCCCTGGCGCCCCCGGGCTCCCGCCACGTCTGGCAGCGCTTCAATCCCGCCCGGGCCCTCGAGCCCCTCCTGCGCGGCTGA
- a CDS encoding WYL domain-containing protein, with translation MSRNQQLVRQWLLLKTLGRYGKTIKELAGELDVTERTIRRDLHAVEDAGFPIYDELIDDDARAEPGEKRWRLIPEYDRLPPIPLSRDEAFAVLAAARALGHLEDTPIGEAFGTLVEKLRRAITPLERELSELSGTYLDDAEIERSYAAERETIEALLAAINKRCLLDVTYHAAHTDAVTERTIAPYCFWRSGGELYVIAHCYLRGEARSFRVDRFRAVAVSAAEREWPADFDPVDFIRYSFGPWVGEPKEVVLRFTGGSADYVEGLQVHQTQRQRRRDDGSLELGLRVAPSINLAQWLAGFGGDVLVEKPSELRRWVAELHAGGLEVNGFDG, from the coding sequence GTGTCGCGTAACCAACAGCTCGTTCGTCAATGGCTGCTGCTCAAGACCCTGGGGCGTTACGGCAAGACCATCAAGGAGCTGGCCGGTGAGCTCGACGTCACCGAGCGGACCATCCGCCGGGACCTCCACGCCGTCGAGGACGCGGGCTTCCCGATTTACGACGAGTTGATCGACGACGACGCCCGGGCCGAACCCGGCGAGAAGCGCTGGCGGTTGATCCCGGAGTACGATCGCCTGCCGCCGATCCCCCTGAGCCGGGACGAGGCCTTCGCCGTGCTGGCGGCGGCCCGGGCTCTGGGCCATCTCGAGGACACCCCCATCGGCGAGGCCTTCGGCACCCTGGTCGAGAAGCTGCGCCGGGCCATCACCCCGCTGGAGCGGGAGCTGAGCGAGCTTTCCGGTACCTACCTCGACGACGCCGAGATCGAGCGCAGCTACGCCGCCGAGCGGGAGACCATCGAGGCCTTGCTGGCGGCGATCAACAAACGGTGCCTCCTCGACGTCACCTACCATGCGGCCCACACCGACGCCGTCACCGAGCGCACCATCGCCCCCTACTGCTTCTGGCGCTCCGGTGGCGAGCTCTACGTCATCGCCCACTGCTACCTGCGCGGCGAGGCGCGCAGCTTTCGGGTGGACCGCTTCCGCGCAGTGGCCGTCAGTGCCGCGGAGCGCGAGTGGCCGGCGGATTTCGATCCCGTCGACTTCATCCGCTACAGCTTCGGTCCCTGGGTCGGCGAACCCAAGGAGGTCGTGCTGCGCTTCACCGGCGGCAGCGCCGATTACGTCGAGGGGCTGCAGGTCCACCAGACCCAACGCCAGCGACGGCGCGACGACGGCTCCCTCGAGCTGGGCCTGCGTGTGGCCCCCTCGATCAACCTGGCCCAGTGGCTGGCCGGTTTCGGCGGCGACGTGCTCGTCGAGAAACCCAGCGAGCTGCGCCGCTGGGTCGCCGAACTACACGCCGGCGGGCTGGAGGTCAACGGGTTCGACGGTTAG